A genomic segment from Gemmatimonadota bacterium encodes:
- a CDS encoding AMIN domain-containing protein, with protein sequence MTSMFALWAGALLSFGGPVTEVAITPMNEQTSVLIAIDGDVEFRDFLMEGPYRLVIDLIGAQNALPRDEFSLVNRGGIRTVKASQYSADIVRVVLELTDKVGYSVTRDPRGVRVTLETPEVADFEPWSSGTSMSAFDPTSLTLATVAAPPQQSQAEPIYLTYVQEPITSVLLAFANFSGKSIVAGAGVMGSVTAEINGQPWDVALDAILFSNGLIAQEDEHGIIRINNIADMDAAEQVERLRTVAYPVNYATATEVSAALTPLLTERGQITVAQGTNTIIVSDIERVQAGVTQLLSELDVETAQVSISAKIIFVNRTDLAELGVTYEIKDSRGNQINQLSDGAVDFDGDGVLETVEQGTAVVALGGNSIAALGNAAARVASPTLQILTSLVVGRHQLISFIDALQSVNLSDIEAEPQITTLDNHRAELLVGELTPIRTIDAGAGGGAGGTFPRAQVSQQETGIILRVTPHVTDDGHILLEVEAERSAAELAESDVGFIFRTQRAQTRVLVADGETVVIAGLTQRERTEVRSGIPLLMDLPVIGKLFRVTRMQEFQRDLIILVTPHIVRGTN encoded by the coding sequence ATGACCTCGATGTTCGCCCTGTGGGCGGGCGCGCTCCTCTCCTTCGGAGGGCCCGTCACGGAGGTGGCGATCACTCCGATGAACGAACAGACGAGCGTCCTTATTGCGATCGACGGAGACGTCGAGTTTCGCGATTTCCTGATGGAAGGACCCTACCGCCTGGTCATCGACCTAATCGGGGCTCAGAACGCACTTCCGCGCGACGAGTTCTCCCTGGTCAACCGAGGGGGCATCCGGACCGTCAAGGCGAGCCAGTACTCCGCGGACATCGTTCGCGTCGTGCTCGAATTGACGGACAAAGTCGGCTACTCGGTGACGCGAGACCCGCGAGGTGTGCGCGTCACGTTGGAAACCCCTGAGGTCGCGGACTTCGAGCCGTGGTCGTCCGGGACGTCCATGAGCGCATTCGACCCGACGAGCCTGACGCTCGCGACCGTTGCTGCGCCGCCTCAGCAGAGTCAGGCCGAGCCGATCTACCTGACCTATGTCCAGGAGCCGATCACCTCGGTTCTCCTGGCGTTCGCCAATTTCTCGGGGAAATCGATCGTAGCTGGCGCGGGTGTGATGGGCTCGGTCACCGCCGAGATCAACGGTCAGCCCTGGGACGTCGCGCTCGACGCGATCCTCTTCTCCAATGGTCTCATAGCTCAGGAGGACGAGCACGGGATCATCCGGATCAACAACATCGCGGACATGGACGCCGCGGAGCAGGTCGAGCGCCTCCGGACGGTCGCGTATCCGGTCAACTACGCGACCGCCACCGAAGTGTCGGCGGCTCTCACGCCGCTGCTAACCGAGCGAGGCCAGATCACTGTCGCACAGGGCACCAACACGATCATCGTGTCGGACATCGAGCGTGTCCAAGCCGGTGTGACCCAGCTACTCAGTGAGCTCGATGTCGAGACTGCGCAGGTCTCGATCTCCGCGAAGATCATCTTCGTGAACCGGACGGACCTCGCCGAGCTTGGCGTCACCTACGAGATCAAGGACTCTCGGGGCAACCAGATCAACCAGTTGTCTGACGGCGCCGTCGACTTCGACGGTGACGGTGTGCTCGAAACGGTCGAGCAGGGGACCGCGGTGGTTGCGCTCGGCGGGAACTCCATCGCTGCGCTCGGAAACGCCGCCGCCCGGGTCGCTAGCCCTACGCTCCAGATACTGACCTCGCTGGTCGTGGGCCGGCACCAGCTCATCAGCTTCATCGACGCGCTACAGTCCGTGAACCTCAGTGATATCGAGGCAGAGCCCCAGATCACTACGCTGGACAACCACCGGGCCGAGCTCCTCGTCGGTGAGCTCACCCCGATCCGTACGATCGACGCCGGTGCCGGCGGCGGCGCAGGCGGGACGTTCCCGAGGGCTCAAGTTTCACAACAAGAGACGGGTATCATCCTCAGAGTGACGCCTCACGTGACGGACGATGGCCACATTCTGCTAGAAGTCGAAGCCGAGCGCTCGGCGGCGGAGCTCGCGGAGTCCGACGTGGGCTTCATTTTCCGCACGCAGCGGGCCCAGACGCGGGTGCTCGTCGCGGACGGTGAGACTGTCGTCATTGCGGGACTTACTCAGAGGGAGCGTACCGAGGTCCGCTCGGGCATCCCGCTCTTGATGGACCTGCCCGTCATTGGAAAGCTCTTTCGCGTGACACGGATGCAGGAGTTCCAGCGTGATCTGATCATCCTCGTGACGCCGCACATCGTGCGCGGCACCAACTGA